Genomic DNA from Sporosarcina sp. ANT_H38:
ATTAGCAAATAGAAAAAGCCATCAGTCGACAGAAACACTCTGTTAACTAACAGCTTTTCCTAATTAAGGATTACTTAAGTGATAAAATATAGTCTGCCATTGCATCGAGTTCAGAATCGTCTTTAACGAGTCCTGCTGGCATTCCGCCATCCGTACCATTTAAAATGATAGCTTTAATTTCATCCTTAGAAAGTTTAGTTCCAACTAATCCTGGTCCCATTCCTCCTGAAAGATCTCCACCGTGACAACCGATACATTTCCCTTGAGCAACTGCTTCAGCATCAAATTCCGCAGAACTCGGAACTTCTTCAGTTTCTTCAGTCTTTCCATTTTCACCTTCATCAGCGATTTCCTTTTTCTGTTCAAGTCCATAAAGGGACATGAAGAAAATAAGACCAATTCCAAGCGCAAATATCAGGATATAAGGAATTATTGGATTTTTACTCATTGAATTACCCTCCTTTATCAGGATCTATTCTGTAATGAATACAGTACACAACTATTATTGTACTGTATCCTATAGAAAACTGAAAGAGTTATCGATGATCTTTTCGGTTTTTGTGACAAATTCGGCAAATATTTCTGCATTATCTGGTTACACCCATTGTTATTTTTACGTCAACAACCAATAAGTCTTGCAATGACCATTCTTTGGACTTCCGAAGTGCCTTCTCCAATTTCAAGAAGCTTGGCATCACGCATATAGCGTTCCACTTCATATTCTTTCATATAGCCATAACCGCCATGAATTTGGATTGATTCACTTGCCACTTGCATAGCGATTTCTGAAGCGTACAATTTACACATGGAAGCTTCTTTCGAAAATGGACGCCCTTGATCTTTCAGCCATGCTGCTTTATAGACCATATTACGTGCAAGTTCGATTTTCATCGCCATATCAGCCAGTTTGAATTGTGTGATTTGGAACTCAGATAGCGTTTTTCCGAACTGCTTACGTTCTTTAGAGTAGCGAAGTGCGCGGTCAAACGCCGCCTGAGCGATTCCGACTGCCATTGCACCGATTCCAATACGCCCTCCGTCTAAAGTAACGAGGAATTGGCGGAAACCATTACCTTGCACGCCTAGTAGGTTTTCTTTCCCTACGCGGACGTTGTCAAGCACGAGTTCAGTTGTATTAGAAGCATTCAGCCCCATTTTTTCATAGTTATCGATAACAGTGAAACCTTCTGCATTAGTTGGAACGATTATTGCACTGACTTCTTTCTTCCCGCCTTCATTCCCCGTGATAGCGGTAATTGCAAGGTGCTTAGCATAGCTTGCGTTTGTGATAAACACTTTTGAACCATTGATGACATAATCATCACCGTCATCTTTTGCAGTCGTTTGCGTTCCCCCTGCATCAGATCCCGCATTCGATTCTGTCAATCCAAAGGCGCCAAACGATTCCCCAGTACAGATTGGCGTCAAATACTTATGTTTCTGTTCTTCGGAACCAAACAGACTGAGCGGCGCCCCTCCCAGTGAAATATGCGCCGAATATGTAATTCCCGTTGACGCACATGCACGGCTCAGTTCCTCAGTGACAATTGCGAAACTTACCGTGTCAGCTCCCCCGCCCCCATATTCCTCGGAAAACGGTAAACCCATCATACCCATTTCCGAAAGCTGTTTAAACACTTCTACTGGAAATTTTTTTGTCCGATCGCGGTCGATGGCACCTGGCGCAACAACTTGATCCGCGAATTCCCGAATCATTTTTTTAATCATCTGCTGCTCTTCTGTCAAATCGTAATTCAACATCTTCATCCCCTTCGTTGTGAACGCTTACAAATTTAATTATAGCGAATTATCTTACGTTTACACAACTACTATTAAAAGATTAGGAGAATTCAAAACGACACAAGTAGGAATCCAGTGATTAATAGTAATCCTGCTGCACCAGAAATTGAGAAATACTGCAATTTAAGCATACGTCCTGCAAATAACCAAAGCGCACAATTTAATATTAGCAATCCAATTAGCAACATCGTATGCCCTTCAAAAAAGACGTCCCATAACTTCAGTGACATTAAAAGCAACATAAAGGAGGCCAATATGTATAAAAAAGGTGCGACTCCCATTTGACTAGTTGATTTGCGCAGCGTCAGTAATAGAAACGATAACGAAACAGCAGCAGTTAGAACAAGTGTCAATCCCGGGTATTGGATGAACACAAACATGCCTCCACTAACGATTATTGCAAGTATGGAAAGCATAATAACGGTACGTTTCAATTTCTTTTTTTCCTTGACTAGAATTGCTTCGATAGCTTTTACTTCCTCTTCTTCCTCACCTTGGGCATAAAGGGTGATAAGGAAGTCACAGTAATGCTCGGGCAACAGCTTATTCTGTTTCCAATACTTTATTTCAGAAATAATCATTCGTTTTCTCTGTGGATTCAATTTACAAATCGCTCCTTGGTGAATTGTAAAAAAAAGCATCGGCACAAATTATGCCGATGCTTTTTTTTATTCAAGAAAGTCTTTTAGTCGTTTACTTCTAGATGGATGGCGCAATTTACGTAATGCTTTCGCCTCAATCTGCCGAATTCGTTCACGGGTAACACCGAACACTTTGCCTACTTCTTCAAGTGTTCTTGTTCGGCCATCATCGAGACCAAAACGTAGACGAAGTACATTTTCTTCTCTGTCTGTCAGCGTATCGAGTACATCTTCCAATTGTTCTTTCAATAACTCGTATGCAGCATGATCAGACGGTGATTGAGCCTCCGAGTCTTCTATGAAGTCCCCGAGATGTGAATCATCTTCTTCTCCAATTGGCGTTTCAAGTGATACAGGTTCTTGTGCAATTTTCAGGATTTCACGTACTTTTTCAGCAGTTAATTCCATTTCTTCTCCAATTTCTTCCGGAGATGGTTCACGCCCAAGATCCTGTAGCAATTGACGCTGAACACGAATCAATTTATTGATGGTTTCGACCATATGAACCGGAATCCGGATCGTACGGGCTTGGTCAGCGATTGCACGAGTGATTGCCTGACGTATCCACCATGTAGCGTACGTACTGAATTTGAAGCCCTTCGTATGATCGAATTTCTCGACTGCTTTTATAAGTCCCATGTTCCCTTCCTGAATTAAGTCAAGGAATAGCATTCCACGTCCAACATACCTTTTTGCAATACTTACGACTAGACGCAGATTGGCTTCAGCAAGCCGTTTTTTCGCATCTTCGTCGCCATCCAAAATGCGAATTGCAAGTTGGACTTCCTCCGCACCTGTCAGTAAATCAACACGACCAATTTCTTTCAAGTACATTCTCACAGGATCGTTGATTTTAACACCGGGCGGTACACTGAGGTCATTTAAATCGAACTTTTCTTCTGCTACTACTTTACCTTCTTCTACAGCATCTTCGTCGGCTTTACGGTCCATTTCAATTCCTTGCACTTCAATCAAATCAAGAAATTCCTCGAACTGTTCAGGCTCCATTTCAAATACAGATAACTTTTCAGTCACCTCATCAAGCGTAAGTTCTCCTGTTTTCTTTCCGGCCTCCAACAGGTTTGCTTTCACTTCTTCAACTGTCATTTCAATTTCCATATCTTCAGCTAGCTCTTTTTTAC
This window encodes:
- a CDS encoding acyl-CoA dehydrogenase family protein, producing the protein MNYDLTEEQQMIKKMIREFADQVVAPGAIDRDRTKKFPVEVFKQLSEMGMMGLPFSEEYGGGGADTVSFAIVTEELSRACASTGITYSAHISLGGAPLSLFGSEEQKHKYLTPICTGESFGAFGLTESNAGSDAGGTQTTAKDDGDDYVINGSKVFITNASYAKHLAITAITGNEGGKKEVSAIIVPTNAEGFTVIDNYEKMGLNASNTTELVLDNVRVGKENLLGVQGNGFRQFLVTLDGGRIGIGAMAVGIAQAAFDRALRYSKERKQFGKTLSEFQITQFKLADMAMKIELARNMVYKAAWLKDQGRPFSKEASMCKLYASEIAMQVASESIQIHGGYGYMKEYEVERYMRDAKLLEIGEGTSEVQRMVIARLIGC
- the cccA gene encoding cytochrome c550 produces the protein MSKNPIIPYILIFALGIGLIFFMSLYGLEQKKEIADEGENGKTEETEEVPSSAEFDAEAVAQGKCIGCHGGDLSGGMGPGLVGTKLSKDEIKAIILNGTDGGMPAGLVKDDSELDAMADYILSLK
- the rpoD gene encoding RNA polymerase sigma factor RpoD; translation: MSKKELAEDMEIEMTVEEVKANLLEAGKKTGELTLDEVTEKLSVFEMEPEQFEEFLDLIEVQGIEMDRKADEDAVEEGKVVAEEKFDLNDLSVPPGVKINDPVRMYLKEIGRVDLLTGAEEVQLAIRILDGDEDAKKRLAEANLRLVVSIAKRYVGRGMLFLDLIQEGNMGLIKAVEKFDHTKGFKFSTYATWWIRQAITRAIADQARTIRIPVHMVETINKLIRVQRQLLQDLGREPSPEEIGEEMELTAEKVREILKIAQEPVSLETPIGEEDDSHLGDFIEDSEAQSPSDHAAYELLKEQLEDVLDTLTDREENVLRLRFGLDDGRTRTLEEVGKVFGVTRERIRQIEAKALRKLRHPSRSKRLKDFLE